DNA from Micromonospora sp. M71_S20:
GATTCGATGAGCTGGTGATGCTGGCGGCATCGCGGTTGCTCCGTTCGACGGTTGCTGGGGGCGGGCCGGGCGGGTCGTTATATGAGGCCGGGCAGTGAGCTGTTCCGAGGGCCGCTACGACTGCACCAATGCGATCGGTGCTCAGTGTCCGACCCTTGCGCATTCTGGTTCGCGGGCCGCCGTCACGATGTGCACCCGTACGTGGCCGGCTTGACGGTATGCGGGCCCGGCTCGCTGTGTGCCGCGTCCTCGGTTCAGCGAGCCGGGCAAGAGGTCAAAGACTGTCGAGGTAGCGGCGTAGCCGCTCGGCGAGCTTGCGGGGCGGGTAGGGGTTCTTGAGCGGCCGGTAGCCCTCGCCGTGGCGTGGTTTCTCGGTGTAGACATCCGACCCGTCGCGCTGCCAGCTGCCGATGATCACCAGCGTGCTGACCGGCCGCTGGGTTTTGACCGGTGCCACGCGATGGAGTTCAGTCAGGTCGAAGGTGTAGTACGTGTTCTCGGCGAAGGTGGCGTTCAGGACCGGGGCGAGCTTGACGGTGGTCACGGCGCTGTTGTCGTACGCGAAGCTGCCGCCGAGCTGCCACGGGTAGTGCAGATACGGCGAGCCCTCGTCCGACTGCCGATAGGTCTGAAAGTTCAGTGCACCGGACAGGAGGCGGGAGCCGAAGCTCCAGGCGTGGTTGTGGATGTCTTCGGTAAGCAGCGGTGCCTCCGGCCACCACACGTGCAGTCGGACGCGGTGGCTCGGGTGGCTGTTCTCCAAGGGGATGGAGTCGAAGCCGTTAGGGTGCGCGAAGGATTGGTGGGCGATCTCCGCCAGGTGGTCCTCGTCGTTGAGGATCTGCTGGATGGTGTCCACGGCCCAGGACGGCAGGCCGGGGTCGGCGACGAACTCTCGGATGGCCGACAGCTGGTTCACCGGTTGCGCGGCGAGCCGTTCCAGTTCAGCCGCGAATCCGGGAGGGAGGACCTTGGCCGCCGTGGCGATCAAAGGCGGGGGGAGGTGGTGAGTCGAGGACAGCATGGTGACGTCCGTTCGTGGGTGAGGGCCATGAAGGGGCCAAACCGAGGGGTGCCGTGCGAGTACCGGCGTCAGCCAGCGAGGGCGTCGTGCAGAGCGGCTACGACTCGGTCGATGTCGTCGGAACTCAGCGAGGGATGGAACGGCAGGGTGAGGATGCGCTGGCCGATCTCCTCGGTGGCCGGCAGGCTGGTCGTCCACTGTTCGAAGGCCGGCTGGAGGTGGTTGGGCGGGTAGTGGACACCGACTCCGATTCCTGCGGCCCGCATCTGGTGGAAGATCCGGTTGCGGTCGGGTATCTGCACCACGCAGTTGAACGGGACGGTGTGGTCGATGTCGACGTCGGTAAGCTCGACGTTGGGCAGGTCAGCGAGAGCTGCGGCATACCGGTGCCATAGCTGCTGGCGGATCATGCGTGCCTGATCGAAGTTGGCGAGCTGCACCGAGCCGATCGCGGCATTCATCGATTGCAGGTGAGCCCGCACACCGAAGCCGATGACGTCGTACGTGGTGGCCTCGGCTCGTTGGGCGAGGGTCTGGGCGATGCCGGTGGTCCGCATCCGGCGCAGCTTTTCGGCCTGCTCAGGGGTGCGGGGTACGATCGCGCCGCCTTCGCCGCAGGTGAGGTTCTTCATCGGGCCGAAGGAGAAGCACGTCATGATGCGTCGGTTGGTGCCGACCAGCCGCCCGTCGAGGTTGGAGCCGAAGGCTTGCGCCGCGTCCTCGATGATGTGGATGCCGCTGTCGTTCAGATGCTCCTGGATGCCGGTGAGGTCGACGGCTCGGCCGGAGTAGAGCACGGGCATGACTGCCCTGGTCGTCGAGGTCACTGCGGCGAGGATGTCGTCGGCGCGGACGCAGAGGCTGCTCTTGTCGACCTCGATGAATACCGGGTTGGCGCCGGTGGCGATGATTGCTTGGATCGTGGAGCAGAACGTTAGCGAGGGGACGATCACCTCGTCGCCGGGGCCGATCCCGGCGGTGAGCAGTGCAAGCTGCATCGCGACGGTGCCCGTGGCGACGCAGACGACGTCGGGAACGCCGAGGTAGTTGGCGAGGTCTGTCTCGAAGCGTTCGGTGATCGGGCCGTGGCCGTAGTGCCCGGCGAGCAGAGCGTCGGTGACGGCCTTGATTTCGGGTCCGTACAGGATGGGGCCGGCGTTGCGGCTGGCACCGCCGGGGAGTGCGATGGTCATCGGAGGCCTCCGTTGGGGCTCGGCGATGGCACGGGAGATGGGATCGGCCGGGTAGCGGCCAACGGCGTGGGGCCGGCGACGATCGTGTCGACGTACTTGATCAGGTGAATGTCGGGGGTGTAGCGGAGCCGGTCGTGGTTGACGGCCCGGCCGAACATGCCGTTGAGGAACTGACCGATGAGATCGGCGCCGGCTGCTTCGCTGATCGGGAACGCGCCGGCGATCCGCCCGTTGACCTCGGTGATGAGGACTCGGCCTGGGTCGTCGGTGAGGAATCCCTGGACGCAGCACAGTCCGGTCATGCCGAGGGCGGCGACGGTGGCGGTAACCGTCTTGGCCACCTGGTCGTCGTGGAAGGTGCGCGCGGCCACAGACAAACCGTTGCGGACTGTGAGCCGGTGGCGGGTGATTGCCGAGACGTTCCCGTCGTGGTCGATGAGGCAGTCGGCGGTGAACTCCGATCCGGAGATTCGTTCCTGCACGAGTGGGTCGTCGACCAGTTCGCACAGTACGCGCGCCTGGCGCACGGTGTGGCAGATGTGCAGGCCCTTGCCGCCGTGGCCCCGTCGGGGTTTGACGACCAGATCGATGCCTTCGGGGATCCGGTCGAGTTCGGCTGGCAGCCACGTGCGCGGTGTCGGGACGCCGTGCAGGCGGGCCAGCCGGTGGAACTCGGCTTTGTCGTGGCAGGCGGTCATCGCTGCGGGCGAGGGGAGCCAGGTCCGTACGCCGAGAGCATGGAGTTGGTCCCGCAGCTCGACGAGCCGCAGAATCTCGCTCTCGTCGGTGGGAATGAGCGCTGCCGGGCGTTCTGACCGGCAGATGTCGAGTAGGGCGCCGGTGTATCGCGCGTCACGGCTGGGCGGAACCACCCGGGGGGTGAGGCCGGGCAGGAACAGTCCGGCGGCGAGCGGATTCGTGTCAGTGCCGATGACCTGGTAGCCGGCGAGGTGCAGGACCCGCGCCAGGTCGAAGCCGGGGGCGCCACCGACGGCGGTGACCAGCAACGGCCGATCGGTGAGGTCAGCCGACATAGCCGTGCCCGTTCGCGCTGGCACCCATCGCGGCCAACTGCGGGGTGTCCCACCGGTCGCAGTTGTCGCGGTACCACTGCACGGTCTGGGCCAAGCCAGCCGTCAGCTCCCATGTCGGGTGGTAGCCGAGGTCAGCGCGGACCTTGCTCGAATCGATGGAGTACCGGATGTCGTTGGAGAGACGGTCCGGGCCGTACTCGACACGATCCCAGGTCGCACCGACCTCGGCGAGAAGCAGAGCTGTCATCTCTTTGTTCGTCAGGTCGGTGCCGCCGCCGATGTTGTAGGCCTCACCGGGCAGTCCTCGGCGCATGACGAGGTCGATGCCCTGGCAGTTGTCCTCTACGTGCAGCCAGTTGCGCACGTGCTGGCCCCGGCCGTGCAGAGTCACGTTCTGACCGGAGAGCAGCCGGGTAATGAACAACGGCACCAGCTTCTCGTGGTGCTGGCCGGCGCCGTAGTTGTTGACCGATCGGGTGATGCACACCGGCACCCCGTAGGTATGGAAGTACGACATCGCGATCTGCTCCGCAGCCGCCTTCGACGCCGCGTAGGGAACCGTCGGGCACAGCGGGTCGTCCTCGCGGGCCGTGCCGGTGCGCAGCGGGCCGTACACCTCGTCGGTGGAAACGTGCACGAACTTGTCCACCCCGTACGTGCGGGCCGCGTCCAGCAGGTGGAAGGTACCCACCACGTTGGTCTGGACGAAGGACCCGGCATCGCCGAGCGACCGCGTCACGTGCGACTCGGCGGCGAAGTGCACGACGATATCGCTGTCGGAGACCAAACCATCGATCAACGCCCGATCGTCCAGCGTGCCCTTGACGAACGTGACCCGGGAGTCATCCAGCACAGGACCCAGGTTGCCCAGGTGCCCTGCATAGGTGAGCGCGTCAACCACGGTAATCGTGCTGTCGCCGGCGGCGAGCAACCGCTTGACGAAATGCGAGCCAATGAACCCCGCACCGCCGGTGACTAGAACCCTCTGCACTGTCCTCTCGTTGGGGGTTTGCGCCGTCCTCGCACCCACCGCCTCCGCGGCCGGCATTTGCACCGTCATGTGCATGACCCTTTCCTCAACTGATGTGGAGAACCGGCGGTCGCGGTGGCCGAGCCTCCCTGTGCGTCGGCCACCGCGCCGATACGTCGACGGTATGGAGCAACACCGATGGCAGGCAGCGTGTGTTCCCGGCGGCAGGTGCGACGGATTCACACAGGGTGTGAGTAGCCCACACCCCTACGCCCGCAGCGCTGCTGTCTCTAGGCTGAACAGATGACGGAGGCGAACATCCTGCTCGATGCTCTCCTCGACCGCGCCGCTATGTCCCACGCCAGCCTGGCCCGGCACCTGAATGCACTCGACACGGCGCTGCGCTACGACCATGCCTCCGTCGCCCGGTGGATCCGCGACCAGGCCATCCCCCGTCACCCGGTGCCGCTGCTGATCTGCCGGATCATCGGTGACCGGCTCGGTACCACCGTGACCTTGGCCGACATCGGCATGGCGCCCGACCATGACCACGAACCGGCGACAGTGGCGGGGCTGATCGAGCGGGCCGCCGCCGTGTGGCGCGGTGACCAGAAAGGCCGCCACCCCACCAAGCCGTTGATCGGCGCCCAAGCCACCGCACCGTTGTGGGAGTGGGAGCATCCACCCGACAACGACAACCTCACTCGGACCGGGCCCCGGCGTGTCGACCCGGTCGACGTCATCCGTCTGCGGCTCGCTCGTACCCGCTACCAGGAGATGTATCGGCGCGTCGGTGGCCTACCGGTGCGAGCCCGCGTCGTAGACACTCTCACTGGCCAGGCCGCGCCCCTGCTGCGCGCCGCCTACGACAACAGCCGCGGCCGGGACCTCTTCCAAGCCGTCGCCGGACTCGCCGCGCTTGCCGGTGTCTGCGCCTACGACGCCAACCGGCAAGCCCTGGCTCAGCGCCACCTACTCACCGCGCTGCGGCTGGCCAAAGCCTCTGGCGATCGCGCGCTCGGCGCCTACATCGTCGCCGTCATGGCTAACCAGGCACTCCACCTGCGCGAACACCGGCTCGTCGTCCAGTACACCCAAGCCGCCCTACGCGCCAGCGGCCCCGCTATCTCCCACGCCTTGGCCGCCGACCTGCATGCCCTCGCAGGCAAGGCATACGCCCGCATGCACGACACAACCAGCAGCCACGACCACCTCCGCCGCGCCGAAGCCCTCGCCGTCCGTCTCGACCCCAGCTCCGGGCCCGTGGAAGTGTCCTACGTTCAACCCGGCCTGATCGAAACCCAAGTCGCCGAAGCCCTCCGCCGCCTCGGCGATCTCACCGCCGCCCGTAGCTACGCAGACGAATCCGTCCGCACCGCCACCACCACCCACCTACGCGGACAGGTCCACCGGCACGCCGGCCTCACCCTCGTCCTCACGGCCCAAGGCGACCTCGAACATGCCATCGCGACCGGCCACCGCATGCTCGACCGGCTTACCGGCATGGAATCCGGCAGGCTCGCCGACCGTATCCGGCAGGTCACCACAGCTCTGAAGCCACACGCAACCCAACCTGCCGTTGCCGCGTTCCTCGAACGAGCACACCACCACGCCGACGACCCGACAGGACCCTGATGCGCTGGACGATCCACTCCGAACGGACCCTCTACCAAGACCCATGGGTCCACCTCGCCAGCGCCGACGTCGAGCTACCTGACGGCCGCCACCTCGACCACCGCCTCATCCGCACCGCCGCACCCGGCGCCGGCCTCGCCATCATCATCAACGAAAAAGTGCTCCTAATCTGGCGGCACCGCTTCATCACCGACACCTGGGGATGGGAAATCCCCCAAGGCAGCATCCGACCAGACGAGACGCCCCCAGCCGCAGCCGTACGCGAGGCACAAGAAGAGACCGGATGGCGCGCCGAAGGTCCGATCACACCGCTGCTATACGTCCAACCCTCCCCCGGACTACTCACCAGCGAACACCACATCTACACCGCGACCCACGCACAACACCTCGGCGCACCCGAGGACCACCACGAAAGTCAATCAGTTAACTGGATCGCCCTCACCGAAATCCCTCACCTCATCGCCAAACGCGACATCGTCGCCGGAACAACGGTGGCCGCTCTTTGCCTCCTGCTTCACACGCGCACTAAATAGGCTGCTACCTATTGCGGACGTCGCAAGCGATGCCGGCTGCGTCACGGGCTAGCCATTCAGATAGAATCGCAGGAAACGGTACCGCAAGGGCGTATCCGGCAATGCGCCGCTGGTGATGCCGCTGGCATCAATCCCGCCCTTGCTTTCGCTTCGCCGCTAACGAAACAACTATGCTGGCGTCAGGCCGCCAGTTGTCGTCGGGAGAATTCCCATTCTCCACTATTCCATCAATCGCGTTGTATGGGGCGTCAATCGTCCACCTCGACCGCAGGTTGGTGCGGCACATGGCCTGTTGGTGTACGCCCAGGACAGGTCACGGTTCAAGTTGACGTTCGTACACCGAACGGTGTTTCCCGGGCCCCTTGTAGTCGTGGGCTACGGACACTCCTTGCTCGACGGCATCGCCAGGGAGGTTGGTAAATCCCAAGGCGAGCCAAGCCCGATGCGCAGCGCCGTTGTCAGGTTCCGAGGTGAGGTAGAGGCGTCGGCATCCCCAGAGAGCGCCTTGGCCTTGGACTTCCTTCACGAGCGCCCGCGTGACCCCTTGCCGACGGTGACTGGGGTGCGTCATGACGTCCTGTAGGTAGATCTCTGACGGGTCGACCTGGCTGCGGAAGGCGATCACGCTGCCGACGACCTGCCCGTTGACGATGGCGAGTGGACAGGTGTTGGCGAACAGCGTGGCGTACAGCCAGTAGTCCGATGAGCCCCGCAGCCTGATATGTGGCTCTCCCAGCGCGAGCAGTTTTTCGAGGTCGGGGATGCGGTCGACCGTGAGCGAAGTGATGATCATGATCGGTGTCCTTCGGCAAGCTCGATCGATGCGGCGAGGTCCCGTGCGGCGACGGCGGGGTCCAGGGAGTCGGTGACTCCGCGACCGACGACGAGGATGTCCCAGGAGCGTCGTCGGCTGGCTTCGACGTCGGTGGGTTCGAAGCCGCCGGAGACCGCGACCGGCAGTTTGGTCCACGACCTGATCAGTTGCGCCTGGTCGAGGGGGTGGAAACCGGCTA
Protein-coding regions in this window:
- a CDS encoding DegT/DnrJ/EryC1/StrS aminotransferase family protein, with amino-acid sequence MTIALPGGASRNAGPILYGPEIKAVTDALLAGHYGHGPITERFETDLANYLGVPDVVCVATGTVAMQLALLTAGIGPGDEVIVPSLTFCSTIQAIIATGANPVFIEVDKSSLCVRADDILAAVTSTTRAVMPVLYSGRAVDLTGIQEHLNDSGIHIIEDAAQAFGSNLDGRLVGTNRRIMTCFSFGPMKNLTCGEGGAIVPRTPEQAEKLRRMRTTGIAQTLAQRAEATTYDVIGFGVRAHLQSMNAAIGSVQLANFDQARMIRQQLWHRYAAALADLPNVELTDVDIDHTVPFNCVVQIPDRNRIFHQMRAAGIGVGVHYPPNHLQPAFEQWTTSLPATEEIGQRILTLPFHPSLSSDDIDRVVAALHDALAG
- a CDS encoding ATP-grasp domain-containing protein translates to MLVTAVGGAPGFDLARVLHLAGYQVIGTDTNPLAAGLFLPGLTPRVVPPSRDARYTGALLDICRSERPAALIPTDESEILRLVELRDQLHALGVRTWLPSPAAMTACHDKAEFHRLARLHGVPTPRTWLPAELDRIPEGIDLVVKPRRGHGGKGLHICHTVRQARVLCELVDDPLVQERISGSEFTADCLIDHDGNVSAITRHRLTVRNGLSVAARTFHDDQVAKTVTATVAALGMTGLCCVQGFLTDDPGRVLITEVNGRIAGAFPISEAAGADLIGQFLNGMFGRAVNHDRLRYTPDIHLIKYVDTIVAGPTPLAATRPIPSPVPSPSPNGGLR
- the rfbB gene encoding dTDP-glucose 4,6-dehydratase; the encoded protein is MHMTVQMPAAEAVGARTAQTPNERTVQRVLVTGGAGFIGSHFVKRLLAAGDSTITVVDALTYAGHLGNLGPVLDDSRVTFVKGTLDDRALIDGLVSDSDIVVHFAAESHVTRSLGDAGSFVQTNVVGTFHLLDAARTYGVDKFVHVSTDEVYGPLRTGTAREDDPLCPTVPYAASKAAAEQIAMSYFHTYGVPVCITRSVNNYGAGQHHEKLVPLFITRLLSGQNVTLHGRGQHVRNWLHVEDNCQGIDLVMRRGLPGEAYNIGGGTDLTNKEMTALLLAEVGATWDRVEYGPDRLSNDIRYSIDSSKVRADLGYHPTWELTAGLAQTVQWYRDNCDRWDTPQLAAMGASANGHGYVG
- a CDS encoding transcriptional regulator; this translates as MTEANILLDALLDRAAMSHASLARHLNALDTALRYDHASVARWIRDQAIPRHPVPLLICRIIGDRLGTTVTLADIGMAPDHDHEPATVAGLIERAAAVWRGDQKGRHPTKPLIGAQATAPLWEWEHPPDNDNLTRTGPRRVDPVDVIRLRLARTRYQEMYRRVGGLPVRARVVDTLTGQAAPLLRAAYDNSRGRDLFQAVAGLAALAGVCAYDANRQALAQRHLLTALRLAKASGDRALGAYIVAVMANQALHLREHRLVVQYTQAALRASGPAISHALAADLHALAGKAYARMHDTTSSHDHLRRAEALAVRLDPSSGPVEVSYVQPGLIETQVAEALRRLGDLTAARSYADESVRTATTTHLRGQVHRHAGLTLVLTAQGDLEHAIATGHRMLDRLTGMESGRLADRIRQVTTALKPHATQPAVAAFLERAHHHADDPTGP
- a CDS encoding NUDIX hydrolase — translated: MRWTIHSERTLYQDPWVHLASADVELPDGRHLDHRLIRTAAPGAGLAIIINEKVLLIWRHRFITDTWGWEIPQGSIRPDETPPAAAVREAQEETGWRAEGPITPLLYVQPSPGLLTSEHHIYTATHAQHLGAPEDHHESQSVNWIALTEIPHLIAKRDIVAGTTVAALCLLLHTRTK
- a CDS encoding GNAT family N-acetyltransferase; its protein translation is MIITSLTVDRIPDLEKLLALGEPHIRLRGSSDYWLYATLFANTCPLAIVNGQVVGSVIAFRSQVDPSEIYLQDVMTHPSHRRQGVTRALVKEVQGQGALWGCRRLYLTSEPDNGAAHRAWLALGFTNLPGDAVEQGVSVAHDYKGPGKHRSVYERQLEP